In Musa acuminata AAA Group cultivar baxijiao chromosome BXJ2-10, Cavendish_Baxijiao_AAA, whole genome shotgun sequence, a genomic segment contains:
- the LOC135625253 gene encoding nucleotide-sugar uncharacterized transporter 2-like isoform X2, which produces MLCSRMVMNFILRKDVRGFHKGKDGDPGDRGRAFEDIEASLSELHSFEGARRLQQRVCGPTVALSFNFLVSVGIIMMNKLVLGKVGFNYPIFLTFIHYSLSWLLMAILKAFFLLPASPPSKSTPFSSLLALGIVMSLSSGLANVSLKCNSVGFYQMAKIAVTPTIVLAEFMFFRKTVSYQKVLALTIVSAGVAVATVTDLEFNLFGACIALAWIIPSAVNKILWSNLQQQHNWTALALMWKTTPVTLFFLVGLMPWLDPPGALSFRWNSTNSSAIFMSAVLGFLLQWSGALALG; this is translated from the exons ATGCTGTGCAGTAGGATGGTGATGAACTTTATCCTGCGGAAAGATGTCAGGGGATTCCACAAGGGCAAAGATGGCGACCCCGGAGACCGAG GTAGAGCATTCGAGGATATTGAAGCTTCTCTCAGTGAACTGCACTCGTTTGAGGGTGCGAGGCGTTTGCAGCAACGTGTTTGTGGCCCGACAGTTGCTTTAAGTTTCAATTTCTTGGTTTCTGTTGGCATTATCATGATGAACAAATTG GTGCTTGGGAAAGTAGGGTTTAACTACCCCATCTTTCTCACCTTTATCCATTACTCTTTGAGCTGGTTATTAATGGCTATCTTGAAGGCATTCTTCCTCCTTCCAGCCTCACCTCCTTCCAAGTCAACTCCATTCTCTTCCCTGTTGGCTCTTGGCATTGTGATGTCCCTTTCTAGTGGCCTTGCTAATGTCAGCTTGAAATGCAACAG TGTGGGATTCTATCAGATGGCTAAAATTGCAGTGACACCAACAATTGTTCTAGCTGAATTCATGTTCTTCAGAAAGACAGTCTCCTATCAGAAG GTGCTGGCTTTAACTATAGTGTCTGCTGGTGTTGCTGTTGCAACAGTTACAGACCTTGAATTCAACTTATTTGGTGCTTGCATAGCGTTAGCATGGATAATACCTAGTGCTGTTAATAAGATTCTATGGTCAAATCTACAGCAGCAGCATAATTGGACTGCCCTGGC ATTAATGTGGAAGACCACACCAGTCACACTCTTCTTTCTGGTTGGATTGATGCCTTGGCTTGACCCACCCGGTGCTCTTTCGTTTCGATGGAATTCGACCAATTCGTCTGCTATTTTCATGTCAGCTGTCCTTGGATTCCTGCTTCAGTGGTCTGGTGCTTTGGCTCTTGGGTAA
- the LOC135625257 gene encoding uncharacterized protein LOC135625257, whose product MCLVFVCDEEERVLGTHQAPGSCPFCGGVVMATDVESAWRFCFLPLYFHTKRRFYCTLCTRRLVAYP is encoded by the coding sequence ATGTGCTTGGTGTTCGTGTGCGACGAGGAGGAGAGGGTGTTGGGGACCCACCAGGCGCCGGGGAGCTGCCCCTTCTGCGGCGGCGTGGTCATGGCCACGGACGTGGAGAGCGCCTGGCGGTTCTGCTTCCTCCCCCTCTACTTCCACACCAAGAGGCGGTTCTACTGCACCCTCTGCACGCGCCGCTTGGTCGCTTACCCTTAG
- the LOC135625253 gene encoding nucleotide-sugar uncharacterized transporter 2-like isoform X1: MLCSRMVMNFILRKDVRGFHKGKDGDPGDRGRAFEDIEASLSELHSFEGARRLQQRVCGPTVALSFNFLVSVGIIMMNKLVLGKVGFNYPIFLTFIHYSLSWLLMAILKAFFLLPASPPSKSTPFSSLLALGIVMSLSSGLANVSLKCNSVGFYQMAKIAVTPTIVLAEFMFFRKTVSYQKVLALTIVSAGVAVATVTDLEFNLFGACIALAWIIPSAVNKILWSNLQQQHNWTALALMWKTTPVTLFFLVGLMPWLDPPGALSFRWNSTNSSAIFMSAVLGFLLQWSGALALGATSATSHVVLGQFKTCVILLGGFLLFDSNPGISSICGAVTALGGMSLYTYLNLSTSHKQGAKPAK, translated from the exons ATGCTGTGCAGTAGGATGGTGATGAACTTTATCCTGCGGAAAGATGTCAGGGGATTCCACAAGGGCAAAGATGGCGACCCCGGAGACCGAG GTAGAGCATTCGAGGATATTGAAGCTTCTCTCAGTGAACTGCACTCGTTTGAGGGTGCGAGGCGTTTGCAGCAACGTGTTTGTGGCCCGACAGTTGCTTTAAGTTTCAATTTCTTGGTTTCTGTTGGCATTATCATGATGAACAAATTG GTGCTTGGGAAAGTAGGGTTTAACTACCCCATCTTTCTCACCTTTATCCATTACTCTTTGAGCTGGTTATTAATGGCTATCTTGAAGGCATTCTTCCTCCTTCCAGCCTCACCTCCTTCCAAGTCAACTCCATTCTCTTCCCTGTTGGCTCTTGGCATTGTGATGTCCCTTTCTAGTGGCCTTGCTAATGTCAGCTTGAAATGCAACAG TGTGGGATTCTATCAGATGGCTAAAATTGCAGTGACACCAACAATTGTTCTAGCTGAATTCATGTTCTTCAGAAAGACAGTCTCCTATCAGAAG GTGCTGGCTTTAACTATAGTGTCTGCTGGTGTTGCTGTTGCAACAGTTACAGACCTTGAATTCAACTTATTTGGTGCTTGCATAGCGTTAGCATGGATAATACCTAGTGCTGTTAATAAGATTCTATGGTCAAATCTACAGCAGCAGCATAATTGGACTGCCCTGGC ATTAATGTGGAAGACCACACCAGTCACACTCTTCTTTCTGGTTGGATTGATGCCTTGGCTTGACCCACCCGGTGCTCTTTCGTTTCGATGGAATTCGACCAATTCGTCTGCTATTTTCATGTCAGCTGTCCTTGGATTCCTGCTTCAGTGGTCTGGTGCTTTGGCTCTTGG GGCAACATCTGCAACTTCCCATGTCGTTCTTGGACAGTTCAAAACATGTGTCATCCTTCTTGGAGGATTCCTTCTTTTTGATTCTAATCCAGGAATCTCTAGCATCTGTGGAGCTGTCACAGCTCTGGGAGGGATGTCATTGTACACATACCTCAACCTATCGACCTCTCATAAACAAGGAGCCAAGCCAGCAAAATGA
- the LOC135625254 gene encoding WRKY transcription factor WRKY51-like, protein MMAVDLMGYGKMDDQIAIQEADAAGIRSMEHLFSRLPHRQQQQLDCLEITDRAVSKFKKVISLLNRTGHARFRRSTTSPPSEPPTEPSLPEAAKTLTLAPIPLRVKPPSYPLPPPARTLTVDFTEPINCGEVSPPSQYSKECFSITTPMSSATSSFMSSVTGDASVSNGRFGAASFLFPPPAAAISAGKPPLSSALKRRCHEHDHANSEHVTGRYAVPGARCHCSKRRKSRVKRTIRVPAISSKVADIPPDDYSWRKYGQKPIKGSPYPRGYYKCSSVRGCPARKHVERAPDDPTMLIVTYEGEHRHTPTGAAPEPIPAAAI, encoded by the exons ATGATGGCTGTTGATCTGATGGGGTACGGCAAGATGGACGACCAGATTGCTATCCAGGAGGCCGACGCCGCTGGGATTCGCTCCATGGAGCACCTCTTCAGTCGCCTCCCCCACCGCCAGCAGCAGCAACTCGACTGCCTCGAGATCACCGACCGAGCCGTCTCCAAATTCAAGAAGGTCATCTCCCTCCTCAACCGCACCGGACACGCCCGCTTCCGCCGCAGCACCACCTCGCCGCCGTCGGAACCGCCGACCGAGCCGTCGCTTCCCGAAGCGGCGAAGACCCTCACCCTCGCCCCGATCCCGCTCCGGGTCAAGCCCCCCAGTTATCCCCTGCCGCCGCCAGCACGGACGTTGACGGTGGATTTCACCGAGCCGATCAACTGCGGCGAGGTGTCACCTCCGAGCCAGTACAGCAAGGAGTGCTTCAGCATCACGACGCCGATGTCGTCTGCGACGTCCTCGTTCATGTCGTCCGTCACCGGTGACGCTAGCGTGTCGAACGGCCGGTTCGGAGCCGCCTCCTTCCTCTTCCCCCCGCCCGCCGCCGCGATATCTGCTGGCAAGCCGCCACTCTCGTCCGCGCTCAAGCGACGGTGCCATGAGCACGACCACGCGAATTCCGAGCACGTGACTGGAAGGTACGCCGTCCCCGGCGCCCGCTGCCACTGCTCCAAGAGAAG GAAATCGAGGGTTAAGCGGACGATCCGCGTGCCGGCGATAAGCTCGAAGGTGGCCGACATCCCCCCGGACGACTACTCGTGGCGCAAGTACGGGCAGAAGCCGATCAAGGGATCCCCGTATCCCAG GGGCTACTACAAGTGCAGCTCGGTGCGCGGCTGCCCGGCGAGGAAGCACGTGGAGCGGGCGCCGGACGACCCCACGATGCTGATCGTCACGTACGAGGGCGAGCACCGCCACACCCCCACCGGCGCCGCTCCCGAGCCTATCCCGGCGGCCGCCATCTGA
- the LOC135625252 gene encoding coatomer subunit beta-1-like produces MEKSCSLLIHFDKGSPAMANEIKEALEGNDVDAKVDALKKAIMLLLNGETLPQLFITIVRYVLPSEDHTVQKLLLLYLEIIDKTDARGRVLPEMILICQNLRNNLQHPNEYIRGVTLRFLCRLSEPEILEPLVPSVLANLDHRHPFIRRHALLAVAAIYRLPGQAGEQLLPDAPELVEKALASEQDLSARRNAFLMLTSCAQPRAVAHLLSHADHVPDWGDLLQMAALDLIRRVCRSNPAEKGKYIKIIISLLNSPSAAVVYECANTLVAMSSAPTAIRAAANTYCQLLLTQSDNNVKLIVLDRLNELKSSHREIMMEMIMDVLRALSSPNLDIRRKTLDIALELITSKNVDEVVLALKKEVVKTQTIELEKNGEYRQMLVQAIHSCAIKFPEVASTVVHLLMDFLGDTIVASALDVVLFVKEIIETNPKLRVSIITRLLDTFYQIRAARVCTCALWVIGEYCLSLSEVESGIATIKQCLGDLPFYTTTEEGEVMDRSKKLQQVNSSATISSRRPVVLADGTYATQSAASETALSAPIVLPGSLGSPGNLRSLILSGDFFVGAVVACTLTKLVLRLEEVQPSKSEANKACTGVLLIMTSMLQLGQSSFLPHPIDNDSFDRIVLCIRLLCNTGDEVRKIWLQSCRQSFAKMLAEKQFRETEEIKAKAQISHAQPDDLIDFYHLKSRKGMSQLELEDEVQDDLKRATGEFMKDGDDANKLNRILQLTGFSDPVYAEAFVTVHHYDIVLDVTVINRTKETLQNLCLELATMGDLKLVDRPQNYTLAPESSKQIRANIKVSSTETGVIFGNIVYETSNVLERTVVVLSDIHIDIMDYISPASCADVTFRNMWAEFEWENKVAVNTVIQDEKEFLNHIIKSTNMKCLTPPSAVDGECGFLAANLYAKSVFGEDALVNVSVEKQADGKLSGYIRIRSKTQGIALSLGDKITLKQKGGN; encoded by the exons ATGGAGAAGTCGTGCTCGCTGCTGATCCACTTCGACAAGGGCTCGCCGGCCATGGCGAACGAGATCAAGGAGGCCCTTGAGGGGAACGACGTGGACGCTAAGGTCGACGCCCTCAAGAAGGCCATCATGCTCCTCCTAAATGGCGAGACCCTTCCCCAGCTCTTCATCACTATCGTGCGCTACGTGCTGCCTTCCGAGGACCACACCGTGCAGAAACTGCTCCTCCTCTACCTGGAGATCATCGACAAGACGGATGCCCGCGGCCGCGTGCTCCCCGAGATGATCCTTATCTGCCAGAACCTACGCAACAACCTGCAGCACCCCAACGAATACATCCGCGGCGTCACCCTCCGCTTCCTCTGCCGCCTCTCCGAGCCGGAGATCTTGGAGCCTCTCGTTCCCTCCGTCCTGGCCAATCTCGACCATCGTCACCCCTTCATCCGCCGCCACGCACTGCTCGCCGTCGCCGCCATCTACCGCCTTCCCGGCCAGGCCGGCGAGCAGTTGCTCCCCGATGCCCCCGAGCTGGTCGAGAAGGCCCTGGCCTCCGAACAAGACCTCTCCGCCCGCCGCAATGCCTTCCTCATGCTGACCTCCTGCGCTCAGCCCCGTGCGGTCGCCCACCTCCTCTCCCACGCCGACCACGTCCCTGACTGGGGCGACCTCCTTCAGATGGCCGCCCTCGATCTCATCCGCAGGGTCTGCCGCTCCAACCCTGCCGAGAAGGGCAAGTACATCAAGATCATCATCTCCCTCCTCAATTCCCCGTCTGCCGCCGTCGTCTACGAGTGTGCCAACACGCTCGTAGCAATGTCCTCCGCCCCAACCGCCATCCGGGCTGCCGCCAACACCTACTGTCAGCTCCTCCTTACGCAGAGCGACAACAACGTGAAGCTCATCGTGCTCGACCGTCTCAACGAGCTCAAATCGTCGCACAGGGAGATCATGATGGAGATGATCATGGATGTGTTGCGTGCGCTGTCAAGTCCCAATCTTGACATCAGGCGCAAGACGTTGGACATCGCCCTTGAGCTGATCACGTCAAAGAACGTTGATGAGGTGGTGCTCGCACTCAAGAAGGAGGTCGTGAAGACCCAGACCATCGAGCTTGAGAAGAATGGGGAGTACCGGCAGATGCTGGTGCAGGCTATTCACTCATGTGCCATCAAGTTCCCCGAGGTTGCAAGCACTGTTGTTCATCTACTGATGGATTTCCTTGGGGACACCATTGTAGCTTCTGCTCTTGATGTGGTTCTCTTTGTGAAAGAGATAATTGAGACCAATCCAAAGCTCAGAGTGTCCATCATCACGCGGCTCCTCGACACATTTTATCAGATTCGTGCTGCGAGGGTCTGCACGTGTGCTCTTTGGGTCATTGGTGAGTACTGCCTTTCTCTCTCAGAGGTGGAGAGTGGGATCGCGACAATCAAGCAGTGCCTAGGAGATCTTCCCTTTTACACTACCACTGAGGAGGGGGAGGTTATGGATCGTTCAAAAAAACTGCAGCAGGTCAACTCATCTGCTACTATTTCATCGAGAAGGCCTGTGGTTTTGGCGGATGGGACATACGCAACCCAAAGTGCTGCCTCGGAAACCGCTTTATCTGCTCCGATTGTTCTTCCTGGATCTTTGGGTTCACCTGGGAATTTGAGGTCACTGATTTTGTCTGGTGACTTCTTCGTAGGAGCAGTTGTTGCTTGCACTTTAACCAAGCTGGTTTTGAGACTGGAGGAGGTCCAGCCATCAAAGTCCGAGGCAAACAAAGCATGCACTGGGGTCTTGCTGATAATGACTTCCATGTTGCAATTAGGACAATCTTCCTTTCTTCCCCACCCGATCGATAATGATTCTTTTGACAGGATTGTGCTGTGCATTAGATTGCTCTGCAACACTGGTGATGAGGTGAGGAAAATATGGTTGCAATCGTGCCGCCAGAGTTTTGCAAAGATGCTTGCAGAGAAGCAATTCCGAGAAACTGAGGAGATTAAAGCTAAGGCCCAAATTTCCCATGCACAACCCGATGATCTCATTGATTTCTACCATTTGAAGAGTAGGAAG GGTATGAGCCAGCTTGAGTTGGAGGATGAGGTCCAAGATGACTTGAAACGTGCAACTGGAGAATTTATGAAGGATGGAGATGATGCAAATAAGTTGAATCGAATTCTTCAACTCACTGGATTCAGTGATCCTGTGTATGCTGAGGCATTTGTGACAGTTCATCATTATGACATTGTCCTTGATGTAACTGTGATTAACCGAACAAAGGAAACACTTCAGAATTTGTGCTTGGAATTAGCAACCATGGGAGACCTCAAACTTGTAGACCGGCCACAGAACTATACTCTAGCTCCAGAGTCAAGCAAGCAAATTCGAGCCAATATAAAGGTCTCTTCAACAGAGACTGGAGTCATATTTGGTAATATTGTATATGAAACTTCAAATGTGCTTGAGAGAACTGTTGTCGTCCTCAGTGACATCCACATTGACATCATGGACTACATATCTCCTGCTTCCTGTGCTGATGTGACATTTAGGAATATGTGGGCAGAATTCGAATGGGAAAACAAG GTTGCAGTGAACACTGTAATACAGGATGAGAAGGAATTTTTGAATCACATAATCAAGTCGACCAACATGAAGTGCCTCACACCACC CTCTGCTGTGGACGGGGAGTGTGGGTTTCTTGCTGCTAACCTGTACGCAAAAAGTGTCTTCGGAGAGGATGCTTTGGTCAATGTGAGTGTTGAGAAGCAGGCTGATGGTAAGCTAAGTGGTTATATCAGGATAAGGAGCAAGACGCAAGGGATTGCCCTCAGTTTAGGGGATAAGATCACTTTAAAACAGAAGGGCGGTAATTAG
- the LOC103969051 gene encoding uncharacterized protein LOC103969051 isoform X5, with translation MAYVDRAFSISDEGITMDGAYVVHHRPPVKEIALAVGLLVLGALGVVLGIIMAANEVGGDRTHGVLFAILGSMLFIPGFYYTRIAYYAYKGYKGFSFSNIPPV, from the exons ATGGCGTACGTCGACAGGGCCTTCTCGATCTCGGACGAGGGCATCACGATGGACGGAGCCTACGTCGTCCACCACCGCCCCCCCGTCAAGGAGATCGCCCTCGCCGTCGGCCTCCTCGTCCTCGGCGCCCTCGGAGTCGTTCTCGGCATCATCATGGCCGCCAACGAGGTCGGTGGCGACCGAACCCATG GAGTTTTGTTTGCGATCCTGGGGTCGATGCTGTTCATCCCGGGATTCTACTACACGCGTATTGCGTACTACGCTTACAAGGGTTACAAAGGCTTTTCGTTTTCTAACATTCCTCCTGTATGa
- the LOC135625253 gene encoding nucleotide-sugar uncharacterized transporter 2-like isoform X3 gives MMNKLVLGKVGFNYPIFLTFIHYSLSWLLMAILKAFFLLPASPPSKSTPFSSLLALGIVMSLSSGLANVSLKCNSVGFYQMAKIAVTPTIVLAEFMFFRKTVSYQKVLALTIVSAGVAVATVTDLEFNLFGACIALAWIIPSAVNKILWSNLQQQHNWTALALMWKTTPVTLFFLVGLMPWLDPPGALSFRWNSTNSSAIFMSAVLGFLLQWSGALALGATSATSHVVLGQFKTCVILLGGFLLFDSNPGISSICGAVTALGGMSLYTYLNLSTSHKQGAKPAK, from the exons ATGATGAACAAATTG GTGCTTGGGAAAGTAGGGTTTAACTACCCCATCTTTCTCACCTTTATCCATTACTCTTTGAGCTGGTTATTAATGGCTATCTTGAAGGCATTCTTCCTCCTTCCAGCCTCACCTCCTTCCAAGTCAACTCCATTCTCTTCCCTGTTGGCTCTTGGCATTGTGATGTCCCTTTCTAGTGGCCTTGCTAATGTCAGCTTGAAATGCAACAG TGTGGGATTCTATCAGATGGCTAAAATTGCAGTGACACCAACAATTGTTCTAGCTGAATTCATGTTCTTCAGAAAGACAGTCTCCTATCAGAAG GTGCTGGCTTTAACTATAGTGTCTGCTGGTGTTGCTGTTGCAACAGTTACAGACCTTGAATTCAACTTATTTGGTGCTTGCATAGCGTTAGCATGGATAATACCTAGTGCTGTTAATAAGATTCTATGGTCAAATCTACAGCAGCAGCATAATTGGACTGCCCTGGC ATTAATGTGGAAGACCACACCAGTCACACTCTTCTTTCTGGTTGGATTGATGCCTTGGCTTGACCCACCCGGTGCTCTTTCGTTTCGATGGAATTCGACCAATTCGTCTGCTATTTTCATGTCAGCTGTCCTTGGATTCCTGCTTCAGTGGTCTGGTGCTTTGGCTCTTGG GGCAACATCTGCAACTTCCCATGTCGTTCTTGGACAGTTCAAAACATGTGTCATCCTTCTTGGAGGATTCCTTCTTTTTGATTCTAATCCAGGAATCTCTAGCATCTGTGGAGCTGTCACAGCTCTGGGAGGGATGTCATTGTACACATACCTCAACCTATCGACCTCTCATAAACAAGGAGCCAAGCCAGCAAAATGA